The DNA segment TCCAACTGAGTCTTCTCCTCTATTGGGAGCTCTCAGCAAACCCTTCCAGCCATGCACTCACTTGCAGTCCTCGCTCTCCAGCAGGCCCCTGTACGTGTTGATCTCACACTCCAGCCGGGCCCGGATGTCCAGCAGCACCTGGTACTCCTGGTTCTGACGCTCCAGGTCAGCCCGGATCTCACCAAGCTGGGACTCCACGTTGGTGATCAGGCACTGCACCTGGGATAGCTGGGAGCTGTAGCGAGCCTCACTCTCTGTCAGGGTGTTCTCCAGAGAGTTTCTCTGTGGGAGAGAAGGCAAAGGCTGTCACAGAGCTGTTCCCTCTCTAGGTTCCCGCATGGCTTTCCAAAGAAATCACAGGCTTCAAGAGTtaaggagagagagtgtgtgtgtagctccaaggaccccccccccaataaCTCTGCCTCCCCACTCCACACTGCTCAGCAGCAGGTCTGGACACTACACACCAGGTTGTGCTGGGCCTGCAGCTCGATCTCCAGGGCATTGACTGTGCGTCTCAGCTCGATGATCTCGGCCTGGCAGGACTGCAGCTGCTCTGAGCTGGACACCACCTGCTTGTTCAGCTCCTCAGTCTGCAAGAGGCAAGGGGAGGGACAGGATCAGACCCTGCCCTACAGTCCTGGGGGACTCGGTTCCTGAGTGACCACAGACTCAATGCCCACCTGTGTGGTGAACCATTCCTCCACTTCCCGGCGGTTGGTTTCCACCAGGGCCTCGTACTGACACCTGGTCTCATTGAGCACCCGGTTCAGGTCCACAGTGGGAGCAGCGTCCACCTCGACGTTGAGGCGGTCTCCAAGCTGGCAGCGCAGGGTGTTGACTTCCTACAGATGCATAAATTTAGAGTTACTATGCTCAATGAGTCTCAGAGATAATCCTGCCTATTGAAGTTCTCCTGAGTATAtttcctcagaaaaaaaaaaaaaactttcaatagAGCAGTCCATCACGTCAAGGTAAATAATCTCCATGTGAGTCAACTCCCACTCCCTCCTCGTCATTACCATTCCATGACACCTGTCTTCAAAAAGAAACCCCAAGGGTTTGCTTGGCCACCACTAAAATATGGGATAACGAACACATTTCCCAGAATGGAAAACTGTCTGTGAGACCCTCAAAATGCGAAAGGATGGCTGGACTGGTTCAGACtgtacatcaaaaaaaaaaatcttactaccaaaaaaaagggggaaggaaggaaggaaggaaggaaggaaggaaggaaggaaggaaggaaggaaggaaagaaggaaggaagcaaggaaggataTCATATCATAGCACCTTTCAGGAGATTCCTCACCAAGACTTTGGAAGAATGGAGATAACATTCGCCTGCCCTGACTTATGATCTTAGCAGAACAATCACATCACTGATACAGCGTGTCTACAACCCTACAGCTCGGTGGCCAATTGCCCGCAAATGGAGCTGTCCGGGAAACACTGTACGGGTTTTTAACATGAGGCATATTCTGTCAGAAAACATGGAGAAATTCAGCTCTACTTTTCTCTCATGGGGTCTTGGGGGCTCTGAAAGGGATTTATAAAGACACCCTGGGGTTCATCTCTATACCCTTAGTCCTGTTTCTCCCCATCCCAAAGTCCAAGGCTGTTAGTTTCTCCAGTTCATCTCACCTCCTCGTGGTTCCTCTTGAGACACAGCAGCTCCTCCTTCAGGGACTCCACCTGTGCCTCCAGGTCAGACTTGCAGAGGGTCAGCTCGTCCAGGATTCTGCGCAGGCCATTGATGTCTGACTCCACCAGCTGCCTCAGACTGAGCTCTGTCTCATACCTGAAAGAGGACAGCAACTTGTGGAATTCAAGAAACAGAACAATAATCCCTGTTAGACACCGTTTGCCTTGTTTCCTACTTCCTGCAATGAGTAGAAGCAGGAGACAGGGAGTTCTGGATGCTCCATCGAAATCCAACACTGTTGCTTTCCGTTTTCATGATTCCTTTTGCTTAGTTTTTGCCCCCAACATCTTTGGCAGACGACATTTTGTCTGCTCTTTGGAAATCCCCTTCTTTAACTGGAGGTTAAGCCAAAGAAAAGGAGGCTAGTGCAGATGCCAAACAACTCACTTGGTCCTGAAGTCGTCTGCAGCCAGCTTGGCGTTGTCAATCTGCACCACCAGCCTGGCGTTCTCAGATTTGCTGCACAGGATCTGAAGAAAGAGAGACCCCATGAATTAGTGAGCGTGAAACATAAATATGAAACCATCaactgcttttaaaagaaattggcTTGCAGAGtttgaagggagagaaggaaaggaaaggatcgTTGTGGCATAAAGACAGGAAATTCTTCTCtaccacaggctgagaaccatcACTTAGACATAGCAAGAAAACCTCTCACCTTCTGCTGCAGCTCCTCAATGGTCCTGAAGTAGGCCTGGTAGGCGGGACACACCAGGGGGTCCTGCTGCTGGCTCCTCTCCTGGATCCTGCTTTCCAGctctgcattctctctctccaGTTGCCTCACCTTCTCCAGGTAGGAGGCCAGGCGGTCATTCAGGAACTGCATGGTCTCCTTCTCATTGCCATTGAAGGAGCCCTCACAGAACCAATTGCAGTTGCCCACATTGGCGGGGATGTTGCAGGCCCCGGGCAGGGTGCAGCCATGGCAGCTGGGGGGCACGCAGGGCCTGGAGGAGCAGCTGGTTCGGCAGCTCAGGGCGGGCAGGCAGCAGTTGTATGGCATGGTGTTGGAGGGATTTGAAGTGCCGGGCTGAAGTCACAGAGTGAATCCTCCAAGCCTCAGAGCTCTGggtctccttccactggtgagaATTTATAACCCTTCTACAGAGGGTGTGGACACAGCATGTAACATCCTTTTTCTTTGTACTTCTTCGCTGGTTTTCAGACGCCCTCTCCTTCAGTCTATCATTTGCTTCCCTCAGAAGAGTCCCTGGCCCCATAAAATTCTTTACTTGAGCTTCTTGCTAAGTCAGGACTCTTCTTCAGCCATTACACCCATGAAATCAGAGTTCTGTGGTAGACCTTCAAAGAAGCCACATGGTCCAGCCCTGGTCAGTTGGGTGTTGGTCCATCCAGTGACATTCTTTTGTGTTACAAGATCCTGAAGTCCCATAACTAACCTAATGCCCTAGCCTGCCTGGCATTTCCAGAGAGAGAACAGGTTGGTTGGAGAAAGAAGATACATTTAGTGAGAGCCATGGACTCTTGTTCTTTCTAATGAGAGTAAACTCTGAATGTTGTAGCCTTCCAGGCCTGGTCTAAGGGTTGGCTACAAAGGTTGGAGAGCTTTCCATGGTTTACAGGATTACGTAATGTCCTCTCTTATCACTTGAGAGAATGGTGGCAGCTTTGATGATAACCTTGAGAACAGAGAAGattcaggaagaagaggcagTTTTGGGAGTGGTGGCTGTTGGCTGATAGATGGGTATAGGTTCGTTTAAACTGTCTAGGGAAAGCACTATGGAAGAAATATGGACATGTTCATCAAATCTTTCCATGAGTCATCAATCAAAACAGCGTGACTAGGCTCATTAGGAAAGTCAAGAAATAACCCAAAGAGGTTGGGAATACAGGTAGGTCTGTGATAGGTAGACCATTTGCCTACAATATAAAATGGATTGGGTACAATCCCCAGCAAGGCAAGAGATAGCCCAAAGAGGTCTGTTTccactggcaaaaaaaaaaatcactttatatAAAACATGAGCAAATTGGCTTTATAGCCGAATACATATCCATGTTGGctttaatattaaaaatcatttcaaaattTCCAGTTAAACGTTCTAACCTTCTGTCCAGTTCTCTTAGTTCAATGCATACAGACTCGGTGTTCTGCTCCGGGTGTTCAAGCTCCAGCTTGGATATAGATACAGATGGTCTAAGGATCAAAGGTTCAAAGGTATCAAAGGAGGGCTACCTTCTATCATTGAATCCAAGGGATTAGATGCTAGGAAAGAAAATATCGAGATACCCTGCAAGCACAGGAATTTTTTTGGCAGGGGTGGAGCAAGCTAGAAATGGGTGGTGGTGGAAGAGACCAGAAGATCTGAGGATGAGGTGGCCCAAATTTGGAATGTGTAAAGGTTAGGTAATTATAGGCACCACCAGATACCACCTGCACCCCAGCACATCACCCAAGCTCCTGTGACTTTGGCTCGCAGCCAAAGCTTCTGCTTTACTAACACCTTATTAGAGTCCTTCTCTCAGTGAGCTTTCATGGTAGTCTTCATGTGGCTGGAGGCTCCGATAAAAGGTCCAGTGTCTGCACTCTCCACGACCATTATCCCCCACTTATTATAAAACCATTCAGATTTCTAAAGGCCCAGAGCACTACAAAGCAGCCTTGGACTTGtaataaaatcaaattttctttgtgttttttgtttccaaAGACTATTAAAGTGG comes from the Rattus norvegicus strain BN/NHsdMcwi chromosome 10, GRCr8, whole genome shotgun sequence genome and includes:
- the Krt31 gene encoding keratin, type I cuticular Ha1, which produces MPYNCCLPALSCRTSCSSRPCVPPSCHGCTLPGACNIPANVGNCNWFCEGSFNGNEKETMQFLNDRLASYLEKVRQLERENAELESRIQERSQQQDPLVCPAYQAYFRTIEELQQKILCSKSENARLVVQIDNAKLAADDFRTKYETELSLRQLVESDINGLRRILDELTLCKSDLEAQVESLKEELLCLKRNHEEEVNTLRCQLGDRLNVEVDAAPTVDLNRVLNETRCQYEALVETNRREVEEWFTTQTEELNKQVVSSSEQLQSCQAEIIELRRTVNALEIELQAQHNLRNSLENTLTESEARYSSQLSQVQCLITNVESQLGEIRADLERQNQEYQVLLDIRARLECEINTYRGLLESEDCKLPCNPCATSNACGKPIGPCVSNPCAPCPPPAPCTPCVPRSRCGPCNSFVR
- the Krt31 gene encoding keratin, type I cuticular Ha1 isoform X1, producing the protein MPYNCCLPALSCRTSCSSRPCVPPSCHGCTLPGACNIPANVGNCNWFCEGSFNGNEKETMQFLNDRLASYLEKVRQLERENAELESRIQERSQQQDPLVCPAYQAYFRTIEELQQKILCSKSENARLVVQIDNAKLAADDFRTKYETELSLRQLVESDINGLRRILDELTLCKSDLEAQVESLKEELLCLKRNHEEEVNTLRCQLGDRLNVEVDAAPTVDLNRVLNETRCQYEALVETNRREVEEWFTTQTEELNKQVVSSSEQLQSCQAEIIELRRTVNALEIELQAQHRNSLENTLTESEARYSSQLSQVQCLITNVESQLGEIRADLERQNQEYQVLLDIRARLECEINTYRGLLESEDCKLPCNPCATSNACGKPIGPCVSNPCAPCPPPAPCTPCVPRSRCGPCNSFVR